The sequence CGGGTGGGGTCAGTCCGAACGGGGCGCCGCCGAATGGTGGGGCGTCTAACGGTGGGGTGCCCAACGGCGGGGCGTCTAACGGCGGGGCGTCTAACGGCGGGGTGTCTAACGGCGGGGTGTCTAACGGCGGGGTGTCTAACGGCGGGGTGTCTAACGGCGGGGTGTCTAACGGCGGGGCGTCTAACGGCGGGGTGCCCGACGGCGGGGCGCAGAACTTCGGGGCGCCGAGTGGTGGGGGGCAGAACTTCGGGGCGCCGAGTGGTGGGGGGCAGAACGGCGGGGTGCCGAATGGTGGGGGGCAGAACGGGGGCGCGCCGGGTGGGCCGCCTCGGCCGGGGCCGTTCCCGCCTCGGATCATGCCGCCCGGGGCTCGGCCGAACTACGGTCAGCAGCCGCCGAACCCCGGGGTGAACCAGCCCTCGGGGCCGCACCGGGTGATCAACCAGCCGTCCGGGGCGTACCCGGTCCTGCCGCCGAACGCGGGTCAGCGTCCGGGCGGGCCTCACCCCGGCGTGGCCCAGCCCTCGGGCACGCATCCGGTGCTTCCGCCGGGTGTGCATCAGACTTCGGGGCCGCATCAGGTCCTGCCGCCGGGCGTGAATCAGCCGTCCGGGGCGCATCGCCTCGTGGCGCCGGGGAATGTTCCGCCCGGGGCGGTTCCGCCGGGGAACGTGCCGCCGGGGAGCGTTCCGCCGGGGAGCGTGCCGCCCGGCAACGTGCCGCCCGGCAACGTGCCGCCCGGCAACGTGCCGCCGGGGAACGTGCCGCCTGGGGTGGCTCAGCCGTCGGGGGCTCATCCGCTGCTGCCGCCGAATGTGGGGCCGGGGCAGCGACCCGGGCCGCCGTCCGGGGGAGTGCCGGCTCAGGGGTATCCGAATCGGCAGCCGGGTGGTCCGGTGCAGGGTGGGCCGGGGCGGCCGCCTCAGGGTGGGCCGGGTGGATGGGGTCCGGGCGGACGTGCGCCTGGCAATGTTCCGCCGGGCCAGGTTCCGCCGGGCCAGGTTGCGCGTGGCAATGTTCCGCCGGGAGTTGGGCAGCCGTCCGGGGCTTACCCGGTACTGCCTGCGAACGCTGGTCACCCTAGCTCCGCGTCTCCGCGTTCAGCTCCGCCCGGGCGGCCGGTCTCCGGGCCGGTAGTCGGCCCGAACGGCCTCGTCGGCTCCGGGCCGGGCGGTCCGGGGTCGGATGGTCCGGGCGGCCCAGGCGTTGTTGGCCCATCGGGTTCTGGTGGACCGGCTGGTCCTGGCGGTCCGACCGGTCCTGGCGGTCCGACCGGTCCTGGCGGTCCGGCTGGTCCTGGCGGTCCTGGCAGCGCCGGGCCACCTAGGGCTGGCGGGGGCGTCGGGCGAGGCGGCCTTGACGGCCCCAATGCTGGCGACCCTTCTGGCCGCGGTCCGGCCGGCCCCGGCGCCTCGACCGGTCTCGGCGGTCCGGCTGGCCCTGGCGGCCCGGGCGGTCCTGGTGGGCCAGGCAGTCAGCGGGGTCCTGTCGGGCAGCCTGGATCGGGCGCTGCAAACGGAGCACCTCCCTACAGCGGTCCTTCGCGGCCCGTTTCCGGTCCGGTCGTAGGTCCGGGCGGCCCCGACGGACCGGCGGTGTACGGCGGAGCGCCCTCGCGGCCGGTTTCCGGGCCGGTCGGCGGCCCCGACGGACCGGGCGGGCCAGCCGGGTATGCCGGCGCGCCCTCGCGGCCCGTTTCCGGGCCGATCGTTGGTCCTGACGGGTATGTCGGCGCGCCCTCGCGGCCGATCTCTGGGCCGATCGTCGGGCCCGGTGGGCCTAGCGGGCCCGAGGGGCCGGCCGGCTACGGCGGGGCGCCTTCGCGCCCGACCTCCGGGCCGGTCGGCGGCCAGGGCCCCCGGCCCGTGTCCGGCCCGGCGGGAGCACCCGTGTCCGGCCCGGCCGGAGCACCCGTGTCCGGAACGTTCGGACCTCCCGTATCCGGACCGGTCGGGCGGCCGGTGTCCGGGCCCGTCGGGGCGGACGGCCTCGAGCGCGGCCCCGGCCCGGCGCCGTGGCCGGTCCAGCACCCGATGAACACCGCGCCGCACAACGCGGCTCCTCCGTCGACGCTTCCGACGCACCCCGCTTCGGTCGCGGTCGCGCCCCCGGCCCGGATGCCCAGCCGGCCGGTGACCGGGGCTCCGGCGTCGGCTCCGCCCGCGTCCGTTCCTCCCGCGCTGTACGTGCCCGCGCCCGAGCGCTACCCCGCGCTGGATCCCGCCGAGCCCAGCGAGCCGGAACGTTCCGCCGAAAATCGTAAAAAAAGGCCCAAGCCACGACGGGTGAAGAGCCGTCCGCCGAAGGACCGGAAGGACCGGCAGGCGGTTCACGAGCTGGAGCTGCGCGAGATAGCCGGGCATCTCACCTTCACCCGCAACGACGTCACCGCGTGGTACCACCTGCCCGACATCCAGTGGGCGTTCCGGGCCGACAAGGAGCGGACGTCGATCCTGCTCGGGATCGCCGCGCAGTACGCGGCGCTCGGCGGGTACCGGCTGCACCTGCGGCGGACGAACCGGCCGTACCCGGCCGTCGGCTGGGCGCGCCGAATGGCGGCGCTGACGCCGAACCCGGTGCCGGACGTCCGCGGCGCGCCGAGCTGGTCCGACCACCTCGAGGCCGGCCAACGGCGGCTGCACGCGACCAGCCTCGCCGAGGGCGAGGTCTACCTCGGGGTCGTCTTCCAGCGGCGGACGATGCGCGAGCAGGCGATCGAGACGCTCAACGCGCTGCGCAAGCGCGGGTCCGGGAACGCGGAGCGCAACCGGCTGGAGCAGCTCGTCGGACGGTTCGACGAGGTGCTCGGCGCGTTCGGCATGCAGGCCCGCCCGGCGACCGCGAAGCAGGTCGAGTGGCTGATCCACCGGTCGGTCGCGCTCTGCATGCCACCGCCTCCGGCGCTGTCGCCGGCCGAGTCCGGCGGCTGGGAGACCGGTGACCTGCTCGCTTTCACCGAGCACACGATGCGGTACCGGTCGCCGTACGGCAGCACCGTCAAGCTCCTGTCCCGGATCGGTGACGAGTACGTCGAGCGCCACGTGGCCGTTCTGACGTTCGGACGGATGGAAGAGCTGTCGATCCCGGAGCGGCACGAGCCGTGGCTGCACTTCCACGAGCAGCTGCCGTGGCCGATGGAGATCTCCAGCCGGGTCGACGTGCTCGGCCAGGGCGACGCGCTGCGGTCGCTGGAGCACAAGCTGCTGACGATCCGGTCGCAGCAGCGCGACTACCACGAGCACGAGATGGACGCTCCGCCCGAGTTGGAGCGCCTGGCTCAGCGTGCGTTGGACATCTCTGACGAGATGTCCACCGGTCTCGATCTGGACGCTGCGCGAGT comes from Cryptosporangium phraense and encodes:
- a CDS encoding ATP-binding protein; its protein translation is MYGGAPSRPVSGPVGGPDGPGGPAGYAGAPSRPVSGPIVGPDGYVGAPSRPISGPIVGPGGPSGPEGPAGYGGAPSRPTSGPVGGQGPRPVSGPAGAPVSGPAGAPVSGTFGPPVSGPVGRPVSGPVGADGLERGPGPAPWPVQHPMNTAPHNAAPPSTLPTHPASVAVAPPARMPSRPVTGAPASAPPASVPPALYVPAPERYPALDPAEPSEPERSAENRKKRPKPRRVKSRPPKDRKDRQAVHELELREIAGHLTFTRNDVTAWYHLPDIQWAFRADKERTSILLGIAAQYAALGGYRLHLRRTNRPYPAVGWARRMAALTPNPVPDVRGAPSWSDHLEAGQRRLHATSLAEGEVYLGVVFQRRTMREQAIETLNALRKRGSGNAERNRLEQLVGRFDEVLGAFGMQARPATAKQVEWLIHRSVALCMPPPPALSPAESGGWETGDLLAFTEHTMRYRSPYGSTVKLLSRIGDEYVERHVAVLTFGRMEELSIPERHEPWLHFHEQLPWPMEISSRVDVLGQGDALRSLEHKLLTIRSQQRDYHEHEMDAPPELERLAQRALDISDEMSTGLDLDAARVHGWHRIAVAGRSEEECMRRARALTDHYRSMRITLNHPRDQLRLLDEFIPGQPVANTGYLRRMPAKYFAAAIPQAAAAIGDRRGPIIGETCGTSHRPVMWDPHYATEVRERSGLAVFVAEPGGGKSTLMGGIAYLAARRGVQCTILDPSGPLARLATMPELAPFSKVYNLTRGEPGTLAPYGLIPTPRREHFAAGPAGDAEWTSAVAAARAERKALATDICMMLLPPQIQRERSSPILLQRAARQVEPEEWATLDELISVVAGFGDEGSELAETLGDVRDMPLSRLFFGRSTAAYGQDEAVLTVITMAGLALPDLTIDREFWQLEERMALPMLHLATAFTTRRAYGRAMHERKLVALDETHFLAGWGSGRALFTRLARDSRKWNIAALAASQNPVDILGLDVQNLVSTVFVGRIAEDPEIAAQALRMLGVQRGIGYENTLAQLSLADSSNDQRLGYREFVMRDVDGRVQKFRADLAYVAGLLEHLDTTADPLGDVGRIAGQEGDAR